A region of Allocoleopsis franciscana PCC 7113 DNA encodes the following proteins:
- a CDS encoding CHAT domain-containing protein, which yields MSSNLSRIDPVAVAQEFHISVTPLGEDEYLVRIERVAPGVPLAEEQVHWPVEHWLSQARQLMNDPLLGLLQGGGAFTEDVFFLSEWDEPANPSTQNLVELGHELYNALFQGSLRDSWMMAQAIAQNQRQVLRLRLGLKGTRLPRLPWEVMHAGDRPLATGIDVAFSRYQLGPGLWNPTQRFLSSPNQPLKILMVISGPSDQEMLELAQEASHLQEELQRRTPNGPPAIQLTVLEQPGREQLTQALEQGQYQVFHYAGHSNLGDSGGDVYLVSNRTGLTETLNGDDLAGLLVNNGVQLAVFNSCRGAYTATSKAIENGKERNLAEALVKRGIPGVLAMAERIPDEVALTLTRLLYRNLNQGYPIDLSLSRARQGLISAYGSNQLYWALPVLYLHPEFDGFLSNDTQEKREELFVIPELPDTPLVPKTEDIIFTRSARPPLPPDDEDELDSFFLDLKGSDAPDEENPADFIRGLLNQIEPSSPPTPEVVRPHIEADQGAQNRSEAVSWELPAHASDPTPTAQGESITASSGATGASSAQPDTRTSTTQAVEQRPSQGVNRGWQKLRGIPRVWLVIGAMGALAIALLGFLIFQNRNPQIGDMTQQNPSTPTLPTDGTKSSLAKLDTPNVTAIAIEQFSQENIPTGLNAVEELLNREALPPAEAALAAVPVTKLDDPAVSFLRGRLAWQSLKKEQSERGSKNYDLSDARKYWEMARKGNPKSVPYLAALGFAYYTEGNYGRANNAWFEALQLKTASQSGGNVPQATPDQETLTIYAGLALGLRQEAQKQPTAQRASLLSKSLNMRQYVLSNDPVNFQPDALSQNWLWTEKAIQDWRSLLAAK from the coding sequence ATGTCCTCGAATTTAAGCAGGATTGATCCAGTAGCAGTGGCACAGGAATTTCACATCTCTGTGACTCCCTTAGGAGAAGACGAATATTTGGTGCGAATTGAACGCGTCGCCCCAGGAGTTCCCTTAGCAGAAGAGCAAGTTCACTGGCCTGTGGAGCATTGGCTATCTCAGGCGCGTCAACTGATGAATGACCCACTCTTGGGCTTGTTGCAGGGAGGTGGGGCGTTTACCGAAGATGTCTTTTTCTTGTCGGAATGGGATGAACCCGCCAATCCATCCACCCAAAACTTGGTTGAGCTAGGCCATGAACTCTACAATGCTCTATTTCAAGGTAGCTTGAGAGATAGCTGGATGATGGCGCAAGCGATCGCCCAAAATCAACGTCAGGTTTTGCGGCTGCGCCTAGGACTGAAGGGAACACGTTTACCTCGTTTGCCTTGGGAAGTCATGCACGCGGGCGATCGCCCCTTAGCCACTGGGATCGATGTCGCTTTCTCCCGTTACCAATTGGGGCCAGGACTTTGGAACCCGACGCAGCGATTTCTCTCCTCACCGAATCAACCCCTGAAAATCCTAATGGTGATTTCAGGTCCTAGTGACCAGGAAATGTTAGAACTGGCGCAAGAAGCCAGCCACCTACAAGAAGAACTGCAAAGACGGACTCCCAATGGCCCCCCCGCCATTCAACTAACGGTTCTGGAACAGCCGGGACGGGAACAGCTCACTCAAGCCTTGGAACAAGGTCAATATCAAGTTTTCCATTACGCCGGTCACAGTAATTTGGGTGACTCCGGCGGAGATGTTTATCTAGTCAGTAATAGAACCGGTCTTACAGAAACCCTGAACGGCGACGATTTAGCGGGATTGCTCGTCAATAACGGTGTTCAGCTAGCCGTGTTTAACTCCTGTCGGGGTGCCTATACCGCCACATCCAAGGCTATAGAGAATGGGAAAGAGCGAAATCTGGCAGAAGCGTTGGTAAAACGAGGAATTCCCGGTGTTTTAGCCATGGCTGAGCGGATTCCCGATGAGGTAGCTCTGACCCTGACACGCCTGCTTTACCGCAATCTCAATCAAGGCTATCCCATTGATCTGAGCCTAAGTCGGGCAAGGCAGGGATTGATTTCTGCTTACGGCTCAAACCAGTTGTATTGGGCGCTACCGGTTCTCTATCTCCATCCAGAGTTCGATGGTTTCCTGTCGAATGACACCCAAGAGAAACGGGAAGAACTGTTTGTGATCCCCGAACTTCCTGACACACCCTTGGTGCCGAAAACGGAGGATATCATCTTTACCCGCTCTGCCAGACCCCCACTTCCCCCCGATGATGAGGATGAGCTAGACAGCTTTTTCCTGGATTTAAAGGGTTCAGACGCGCCAGATGAGGAAAACCCAGCGGACTTTATTCGGGGTTTGCTCAATCAGATAGAACCGTCGTCTCCACCGACTCCGGAAGTGGTGCGGCCTCATATTGAGGCGGATCAGGGGGCGCAAAATCGCTCAGAGGCGGTGAGTTGGGAATTACCCGCCCATGCCTCTGACCCCACACCGACTGCACAGGGGGAATCCATTACGGCATCTTCTGGGGCAACTGGCGCATCATCGGCTCAACCGGATACTCGTACCAGCACCACCCAAGCCGTTGAACAAAGACCCTCCCAGGGTGTAAATCGTGGGTGGCAAAAGTTACGTGGGATTCCTAGGGTGTGGCTCGTGATCGGGGCGATGGGAGCCTTAGCGATCGCCCTATTAGGCTTTTTAATCTTCCAAAACCGTAACCCCCAAATTGGGGATATGACTCAGCAAAATCCTTCCACTCCAACTCTACCTACCGATGGGACGAAGAGTTCTCTGGCAAAACTGGATACCCCCAATGTAACAGCGATCGCGATCGAACAGTTCAGCCAGGAAAATATCCCGACAGGACTCAATGCTGTTGAGGAATTACTGAATCGAGAAGCTTTGCCACCGGCGGAAGCGGCTTTGGCGGCTGTTCCGGTCACGAAACTCGATGACCCAGCCGTGTCTTTCTTAAGAGGGCGTTTGGCATGGCAGTCACTCAAAAAAGAACAAAGCGAAAGAGGGAGCAAAAACTACGATCTCAGTGATGCCCGAAAATACTGGGAAATGGCTCGCAAGGGGAATCCCAAGTCGGTTCCTTACCTGGCGGCACTGGGGTTTGCCTATTATACGGAAGGTAATTATGGTCGCGCCAACAATGCCTGGTTTGAGGCGCTGCAACTGAAAACTGCCTCCCAATCGGGGGGCAATGTTCCACAAGCCACTCCCGACCAAGAAACCCTGACGATCTATGCCGGGTTGGCATTGGGACTGCGGCAAGAAGCTCAAAAACAGCCAACCGCTCAACGGGCTAGCCTGTTGAGCAAATCCCTGAATATGCGCCAATATGTGCTGAGTAATGACCCGGTTAATTTTCAACCCGACGCCCTGAGCCAAAATTGGCTGTGGACGGAAAAGGCGATTCAAGATTGGCGATCGCTTTTAGCGGCAAAGTAG
- the speA gene encoding biosynthetic arginine decarboxylase, with product MGVKLTPKTGNILEESANEDQTRLKIKPTAGVEPNPPHPLSPTKSWTIEHSEKLYRIQGWGEPYFSINAAGHVTVSPKGDRGGSLDLFELVESLRQRNLGLPLLIRFSDILEDRIERLNACFAKAIARYKYPGTYQGVFPVKCNQQRHLVEDLVRFGQPYQFGLEAGSKPELMIALATLKTPNSLLICNGYKDQEYIETALLAIRIGHKPVIVLEQLEEVPLVIEAARRLGIEPILGVRAKLTTKGTGRWGESAGDRAKFGLTLPEILNCVEQLGAAGILHSLQLLHFHIGSQISAIGVIKDAIREASQIYVELSALGANMHYLDVGGGLAIDYDGSKTNFYASKNYNMQNYANDIVAEVKEACEARQLGVPILVSESGRAIASHQSVLVFDVLGTSDVPSETPVPLQEKEHLIIRNLWETYSNINVENYQEAYHDALQFLEEAKSLFSLGYLSLTQRARAEQLYWVCCHKILEIARTQDYVPDDLEDLEKTMASIYYVNLSVFQSVPDSWAIDQLFPILPIHRLDEEPTRRGILADLTCDSDGKIAQFIDLRDVKSVLELHPLREVGERDSSPIPNSPNPKSPIQNRQSKEPYYLGLFLAGAYQEIMGNLHNLFGDTNAVHINLTPRGYEIEHVVKGDTMKEVLGYVQYDSEDLVESIRRSTEQALQENRITLEESQLLLQNYEKSLSRYTYLNCQ from the coding sequence ATGGGGGTAAAGTTGACGCCCAAAACAGGCAACATACTAGAAGAGAGCGCCAACGAGGATCAAACGCGACTCAAAATTAAACCCACGGCTGGTGTTGAACCCAATCCGCCCCATCCCCTATCTCCTACGAAATCCTGGACAATCGAGCACAGTGAGAAGCTTTATCGGATTCAGGGATGGGGAGAGCCATACTTTTCGATTAACGCGGCGGGTCATGTTACCGTTTCCCCCAAAGGCGATCGCGGCGGTTCTCTGGATTTATTTGAGCTCGTAGAGTCCCTGCGACAGCGGAATCTAGGATTACCCCTGTTAATTCGCTTTTCGGATATCTTGGAAGACCGGATTGAGCGGTTGAATGCTTGCTTTGCCAAAGCGATCGCTCGTTACAAGTACCCCGGCACCTATCAAGGCGTATTTCCCGTCAAATGTAACCAGCAACGCCATCTAGTTGAAGATTTAGTGCGATTTGGTCAACCGTATCAATTTGGTCTAGAAGCCGGTTCTAAACCGGAACTGATGATTGCTCTGGCAACCTTAAAGACGCCGAATTCCTTGCTGATTTGTAATGGTTACAAAGACCAGGAATATATTGAAACGGCTCTATTAGCGATCCGGATTGGGCACAAACCCGTGATTGTTCTAGAACAACTCGAAGAAGTGCCGTTAGTGATCGAAGCAGCACGGCGGTTGGGAATCGAGCCGATCCTGGGAGTTCGAGCAAAACTCACCACAAAAGGCACGGGACGTTGGGGAGAATCGGCCGGTGATCGCGCTAAATTTGGTCTAACCCTACCTGAAATCTTAAATTGTGTTGAGCAACTTGGTGCAGCAGGGATACTCCATTCCTTGCAATTGCTGCATTTCCATATTGGCTCTCAAATCTCTGCCATTGGGGTGATTAAGGATGCCATCCGAGAGGCTAGTCAGATTTACGTGGAGCTGAGCGCCTTGGGTGCGAATATGCACTACCTTGATGTCGGCGGCGGTTTAGCGATCGACTACGACGGTTCCAAAACCAACTTCTATGCCTCGAAGAACTACAACATGCAAAATTATGCCAATGACATTGTTGCCGAGGTGAAGGAAGCTTGTGAGGCACGTCAGTTAGGTGTACCCATCCTAGTGAGTGAGAGTGGACGAGCGATCGCCTCCCATCAATCGGTGCTTGTCTTCGATGTTCTGGGCACGAGCGATGTTCCATCAGAAACACCTGTGCCGTTGCAAGAAAAAGAACATCTGATTATCCGCAACCTGTGGGAAACCTACAGTAACATCAACGTCGAGAATTACCAGGAAGCCTATCACGACGCTCTCCAGTTCCTAGAAGAAGCGAAAAGCTTGTTTAGTCTGGGTTATCTCAGCCTGACCCAGCGAGCTAGAGCGGAGCAACTCTACTGGGTATGCTGCCACAAGATTCTGGAAATTGCCAGGACTCAGGACTACGTTCCTGATGACTTGGAAGACTTGGAAAAAACGATGGCGTCGATTTACTACGTCAACCTCTCCGTCTTTCAATCCGTACCCGATTCTTGGGCGATTGATCAACTGTTTCCAATTCTGCCCATCCATCGACTCGATGAAGAACCGACGCGTCGGGGGATTTTAGCGGATCTCACTTGCGACAGCGATGGCAAGATTGCCCAATTTATTGACCTGCGGGATGTCAAATCGGTGTTGGAATTACACCCTCTTAGAGAAGTCGGGGAGAGGGATTCATCGCCAATCCCGAATTCCCCCAATCCAAAATCGCCAATCCAAAATCGCCAATCCAAAGAACCCTATTACTTGGGTTTATTCCTAGCCGGTGCCTACCAAGAGATTATGGGCAACCTCCATAACCTGTTTGGTGACACCAACGCCGTCCACATTAACTTAACCCCTAGGGGCTACGAAATTGAACATGTGGTGAAAGGCGACACCATGAAAGAGGTTTTGGGTTACGTGCAGTACGATAGCGAAGACTTGGTAGAAAGTATCCGCCGTAGCACCGAGCAAGCTCTGCAAGAGAACCGGATTACCTTGGAAGAATCTCAATTGTTGCTACAAAACTATGAGAAGAGTCTGAG